GAGCTCTTGGTACGCCACTACCCTCAAAACCGTTTCTTCGGCTGGCTCGCCTATACCTTAAGCTGGGCTGAGCGCCTCGATTTGGATACCAACAAGTACGTGCCGTACGAGTACGACCAACGCCATATCTTGACCCTGGTCGCGGGGTATAACCTGCCGTTCGGCTTTGATGTGTCTGGCCGTTTCCGGCTTGTGACAGGTGCGCCTGAGACTCCTATTGTGGGTGGCGTGTACAACTCTGAAACGGATGACTACGAGCCTATTTACGGTGAGCGTGGCTCGGTGAGAAAGGCTACCTTCCACCAGCTCGACCTTCGGGTGGACAAGAAGTTCGTCTTCGATACCTGGCTGCTCGGTCTCTACTTGGACGTTCAGAACGTCTACAATGCGTCCAACCAAGAGGGCATCCGCTACAACTACAACTTCACGGACTCAGAGCCTGTCACGGGCTTGCCGATTCTTCCAACACTCGGTATCTCGGCACAGTTCTGATGTAAAAGGAGTCTTGTGGCCACAATCCGTTATATGCTCTCGGTTTCGGCCCCGGCCGAACGCGCGTTCAAAGCGTGGGCGGATTTTCGCGGGCTAGAGAAGCATTTTGCCTTTGCGCAAAACGTTGAGCACAAAGAAGGACACTGGGAAATTGAGTACAAGGGAATCTTTCGGGCCTCGAAAGTTGTGCTTCAGCACACCGAGATCATCGACTCGAGACTCGTGGCGTTCAAGTCCTGTGAAGGGGTGCCGCTGGCAGGCTCCGTGGCCTTTGACGCCGCAGGCGCGAAGACCTATGTGACCTTCGTGCTCTCCTTCGATCCGCCCGCAAACCGTATAGGCGATATCGTGAGCGAGGCCTTTGGATTCCCAGGAATACAGCTCGAAGAAGGACTTAAGAAATGGGCTGAGGCCCTGGAGAAATCATGAGTTTGTTCGTTGTTTTTGAAGGGCTCGATGGCGCCGGCACCACCACTCAAACTCAGTTGATGGTGGAAGCCCTGCGCCAATCAGACCGTCCAGCCATTCAGACACGGGAGCCGAGCGACGGACCCATCGGGGTCTTGATACGGCAGATGTTGAGCATGCGCGTTGTAAGCCGCCTCCCCCAGGGCTTTGAGCCCGTCAACCGCGAGTCGCTCGCCCTGCTCTTTGCCGCCGATAGACTCGACCACGTTCAAAATACCGTCGTGCCCGCGTTGCACGAAGGAAAAGTGGTCATCTCAGACAGGTACTACGCCTCGAGCTTCGTGTATCAGGGTGATGTGGACGAGAGTGAGCATTTTGATGTGGCCTGGGTTCGTGAGCTAAATTCACGCGCGCGCCGCCCCGATTTGACTATCTTTCTTGAGGCGCCTGTAGACGTCTGCCTTGAGCGTATGGGGAGCCGCGCTCAACGAGATATCTACGAAACCCAAGAGAAACTCACGCGGCTTCACGGCCGCTACGCGCAGGTGATGAGCCTCCTAGAGGAGGCCGGCGAGCCGATTCTTAGATTAGATGCCACCCAGGATATCGGCACGATTCACGCGCGGTGTCTTCAAGAGATTCTCAGCCATTTGGCTGATTAGCCCTCAAAGGCGCGGTCGGTGATCTCAAGGCCGCGGTCGATAATCTCGAAGCCCTCCTTGAGTTGTTCTTCGGTGATACAAAGAGGTGGGTTGCACATGAAAGAGCCCCAGCGCACGAACGTGAAGAGTCCGTTGTCGCGGAAGAATTTACCAAGCTCGTTCATCGCCGGATGAGCCCCGTTGTACGGCGCCATTGGCTCACCTTTTGAGTTCTTCTGGAGGTCCACCATGCCGAACAATCCAAGGGCGCGCCCTTCTTTGAACGATGGGTGTTTCGCCTGAAGTCGGTCCATCTCCGAGCGCATCACATGTTGGAGTTTCGCCGCATTCTCGACGAGGCCTTCGTCACGCATCACGTGAATGGTCGCCTCGGCTGCAGCTAGGCCCACACAATGTGAGTTATAGGTCAGGCCGCCCCAGAACACGTTCTCTTGGAAGTGCGCGGCGAGCTTATCGCTCATGCCCACAGCGCCGAGCGGGATGTACGAGCTGTTCAGGCCTTTCGCCATAGTCAGGATATCGGGCACAAAATCATAATGTTCAAACGCGAACATCTTGCCCGTGCGGCCAAACCCAGCCATAACCTCGTCACAAACCAAAAGAATGCCGTACTTCTCAAGCAAGGCCTTGAGCCCTTTGAGGTATCCGGCCGGAGGAGGCTGCACACCGTTGGTGCCCGTCACCGTTTCTACGAACATCGCCGCGATAGTGTGCGGACCTTCGTACATAATGACTTCTTCCAAATACTTTAGGTTCTCGGCGGTCTTCTCTTCGTCGGTTTCACCGAACGAGTAGGTGTACGGCCGTGGGTCCATGACTTTGATGTAACCTGGACCACCCGGCTCGTTCGCCCAACGTCTTGGGTCACCCGTGAGCTGCATGCAGGCTTCTGTGGCGCCGTGATAGCTTCTGTAACGGCTTAGGATCTTGTGACGGCCTGTGTACTGCCTCGCAATCTTGATCGCGTTCTCGTTGGCTTCTGCGCCGCCTGAGGTGAAGAAGAACGTGTTGATATCACCGGGCACGATCTCGGAGAGCAATTTTGCGGTGCGCGCACGGACAGCCGTTGCCGTTCCGGGATAGACGTAGACCAGCTGCTCGAGCTGCTTCTTAATGGCCTCGATGACCTTCGGGTGGCCGTGGCCGATGTTGACGCACATCAGCTGGCTGTTGAAGTCGAGGATTCGCTGACCATCTGGCGTGTACATGTACACACCTTCGGCGCGTTCTACTGGAATCGGGTCCACGGCATCGCCTTTGGCCCAGGTGTACATGGTGTGCTGCTTGCACAAGTCGATCATTTCTTTGCTTTCCACGCTCTTCTCTCTTGTTTTGAACTCTATCTATCCGCGTCGACTAACCCATCCAGGTGGTGTCGGTCTGCAAGGCCCACTTGGTGGTGACTTTGCGAGGCCGCGTCCAGAACCGGTAGCCGTCCATGCCCGTCATGTCTCCATGACCAAATTTGGAGTCGTTCCAACCACCAAACGCGAACGGCTCACGCGGCACAGGCACGCCCACATTCACGCCGCACATTCCGGCCTCAAATCGGTTGATGGCGTACTCAGCCACACCACCACTTGTGGTGTAGATACACGCCGCGTTTCCGAACGGATTGGCGTTTTCAATGGCCAAAGCCTCGTCCAGGGTCTTGACGCGGACAACCGTGATGACCGGTCCAAAGATCTCTTCGTGCGCTGCTGGCATATCCGCCGTGGCGTGGTCGATGATGGTAGGGCCAACCCACCAACCAGGCTGTCCCTCTACCGTTGCGCCGCGCCCGTCCACCACGATCTTTGCGCCGCGCTTCTCGGCGTCGTTGATGTAGTGCTCGATGCGCTCCTTAGACTCAGGAGACACCACGGCGCCCATATCCACGCCGGGCCGGATAGCCGCAGCCTGAGAGATGATATCGTTCATGATGTGGTCCACGTCGCCTACGGCCAGAAGCACAGATGCCGCCATGCAGCGCTGGCCCGCGCAACCCGTGAAAGACGCCACAACGTTTGCCGCCGTAAGTTCTCTGTCCGCATCCGGGACGATCACAAGGTGATTCTTTGCACCACCGAGGCAGAGCATCTTCTTTCCGAGCGCTGCGCCGCGCCCGTAGAGAAGTTTCGCAACAGGCGTAGAGCCCACAAAGGCAATCGCAGGAATCTTCGGGTGGTCTACAATGGCTTCCACCACATCCTTCGCCCCGTTGACGATATTCAAGATCCCGTCTGGAAGGCCGGCTTCCTTGAAGATTTCAGCCAGACGCATAGCCCCGTAGGGCACCTTCTCGGAAGGCTTTAGGATGAAAGCGTTTCCGGCCACCAGAGCCTGTGGAATCATCCAAAGCGGCACCATAGTCGGGAAGTTGAAAGGCACGATACCTGCCACAACGCCAATTGGCTCGTGGATCACACGGCAGTTCACGCCGCGGCTCACGTCGAGCTGACCACCGTCAGCCATATTCTCCATAGACGCGCCAAACTCGAGGCACTCGATGCCCTTGGCCACGCTACCCCGCGCTTGCCCGATGCACTTGCCGTTCTCGTGAGAGAGCAGCCAGCTGAGCTCCTCAAAGTCGCGCTCCATAAGCTGCTTTACTTTGAAGAGAATCTGGGCGCGCTCGCGTGTAGGCATGGCGCGCCACGCGGCCGAAGCCGCCGCCGCAGACTGATATGCTTTCTCCACATCTCGCGCATCCGAGTAAACAACCGAGCCCATCTCTTTGGCATGGCGAGGGTTGAAAATCGGCTCCTTTCGCCCGGTTTCGGATGGCAACCATTGGCCTCCGATCCAGTTCAAGGCGTCTACATAAGGCGTAAATTCATAGCTTCGTGTGGGGAATGCAAACTGTGTCATTGGGTCTCCTAATTCTATTGTCTACGCAGACAGAGCCCGCGTGTATTGCTCTCTAATGTCCCGCCGGTCTCGGTGCCAACTTACCTTCGCCCGACTGGTACTGCTCCCACGAACATGGGTCGAAGCCGGTCGGAATCTCAACCATATCGATACACCCATCCACAGGACATACAAGACTACAAAGATTACAACCGACACAGGCGTCCGGCTTGACCTCAACAAAGGTACGCCCGTCCTCACGTCGCCGTGAGAAAATCGCCTGGTGCGCGCCGTCTTCGCACGCCGTGTAACAAAGTCCGCAACCGATGCACTTCTCTTGGTCGATGCGCGCGTTGACCTTGTAATTGAGGTCGAGCTCCTTCCAATCCCGAATCTTCGGAAGGCTCGCGCCGCGAAGCTCGTCCATGGTCATGCCCTTTTCATCCAGGTAATTGCTGAGGCCGTCCACAAGGTCCTCGATGATTCGGAAACCGTAGTGCATCACGGCTGTACACACCTGAACGCTGCTCGACCCGAGCGCGATGAACTCCGCCGCGTCTCGCCACGTAGACACACCACCGATGCCGCTGATCGGCAGACCAAGGGTCTCGGGGTCGGTGCCGATCTGACTTACCATATTGAGGGCGATAGGCTTGACGGCCGGACCACAAAAGCCTCCGTGAGACCCAAGG
This Microvenator marinus DNA region includes the following protein-coding sequences:
- the tmk gene encoding dTMP kinase, producing MSLFVVFEGLDGAGTTTQTQLMVEALRQSDRPAIQTREPSDGPIGVLIRQMLSMRVVSRLPQGFEPVNRESLALLFAADRLDHVQNTVVPALHEGKVVISDRYYASSFVYQGDVDESEHFDVAWVRELNSRARRPDLTIFLEAPVDVCLERMGSRAQRDIYETQEKLTRLHGRYAQVMSLLEEAGEPILRLDATQDIGTIHARCLQEILSHLAD
- a CDS encoding aminotransferase class III-fold pyridoxal phosphate-dependent enzyme produces the protein MEFKTREKSVESKEMIDLCKQHTMYTWAKGDAVDPIPVERAEGVYMYTPDGQRILDFNSQLMCVNIGHGHPKVIEAIKKQLEQLVYVYPGTATAVRARTAKLLSEIVPGDINTFFFTSGGAEANENAIKIARQYTGRHKILSRYRSYHGATEACMQLTGDPRRWANEPGGPGYIKVMDPRPYTYSFGETDEEKTAENLKYLEEVIMYEGPHTIAAMFVETVTGTNGVQPPPAGYLKGLKALLEKYGILLVCDEVMAGFGRTGKMFAFEHYDFVPDILTMAKGLNSSYIPLGAVGMSDKLAAHFQENVFWGGLTYNSHCVGLAAAEATIHVMRDEGLVENAAKLQHVMRSEMDRLQAKHPSFKEGRALGLFGMVDLQKNSKGEPMAPYNGAHPAMNELGKFFRDNGLFTFVRWGSFMCNPPLCITEEQLKEGFEIIDRGLEITDRAFEG
- a CDS encoding CoA-acylating methylmalonate-semialdehyde dehydrogenase — protein: MTQFAFPTRSYEFTPYVDALNWIGGQWLPSETGRKEPIFNPRHAKEMGSVVYSDARDVEKAYQSAAAASAAWRAMPTRERAQILFKVKQLMERDFEELSWLLSHENGKCIGQARGSVAKGIECLEFGASMENMADGGQLDVSRGVNCRVIHEPIGVVAGIVPFNFPTMVPLWMIPQALVAGNAFILKPSEKVPYGAMRLAEIFKEAGLPDGILNIVNGAKDVVEAIVDHPKIPAIAFVGSTPVAKLLYGRGAALGKKMLCLGGAKNHLVIVPDADRELTAANVVASFTGCAGQRCMAASVLLAVGDVDHIMNDIISQAAAIRPGVDMGAVVSPESKERIEHYINDAEKRGAKIVVDGRGATVEGQPGWWVGPTIIDHATADMPAAHEEIFGPVITVVRVKTLDEALAIENANPFGNAACIYTTSGGVAEYAINRFEAGMCGVNVGVPVPREPFAFGGWNDSKFGHGDMTGMDGYRFWTRPRKVTTKWALQTDTTWMG